GCGGTAATCGGAGTAAGCAGGCCTCTGAAAAGCTGGTAAAACTGGGCTACACCAATATCGTTGAAATCGGCGGTATTAATAGTTGGCCCGGTGAAACCGTCGCCGGCGATAAGTGACAAAATCACGGAAAAAGCAACGACTACTGGATATACTAAAGCCATAAAAAAGAAAACAGGAGGACTTAAATATGTCTGCTATCAATGTAAATAAAAACAATTTCAATCAAGAGGTTTTGAACTCGGACAAGCCCGTCCTGATGGATTTTTGGGCTCCCTGGTGTGGTCCTTGCCGCATGGTAGTTCCTCTGGTAGAGGAAATTGCCGAGGAGCGCTCCGATATCAAGGTTGTTAAAATTAATGTGGATGAGGAACAGGAACTGGCTATGCAGTTTGGTGTGATGAGCATT
Above is a window of Oscillospiraceae bacterium NTUH-002-81 DNA encoding:
- the trxA gene encoding thioredoxin, with the protein product MSAINVNKNNFNQEVLNSDKPVLMDFWAPWCGPCRMVVPLVEEIAEERSDIKVVKINVDEEQELAMQFGVMSIPTLVVMKNGKVVNQATGARPKAQILAML